A DNA window from Verrucomicrobiota bacterium contains the following coding sequences:
- the pheA gene encoding prephenate dehydratase, producing MADERADERADERADRRADEHIEKQLEPLRERIRVLDEEIVALINQRAKVVVDVGKVKARENAAVFHPRQEKEVYRHIEAVNEGPLDSAVFRAIYREIMSGCLALERKLQIAYLGPPATFTHQAALSRFGVSVDYVPVHTIADVFTEVETGHADYGVVPIENSTEGAVNSTLDMLAHSTLRVCSEIHHEIVHCLISNEPKDRIRKVYSKSEALGQCNHWLRANLPIVDLVEVSSTTVAAERAAREPGAAAIASELAAQMYELRIVERNVEDIHHNVTRFLVIADQDCPPSGEDKTSLMFSTKDRVGALHDVLGIFRACGINLSMIESRPSRKKAWEYYFFADFDGHISDPQVEDAVKRLENQCQFVKILGSYPRRFRPAGE from the coding sequence ATGGCCGACGAACGGGCCGATGAACGGGCCGATGAACGGGCCGACAGACGGGCCGACGAACATATTGAGAAACAGCTCGAACCGCTCCGCGAGCGCATCCGCGTGCTCGACGAGGAGATCGTTGCGCTCATCAATCAGCGCGCGAAGGTTGTTGTCGACGTCGGCAAGGTCAAGGCGCGCGAGAACGCCGCGGTGTTCCATCCGCGGCAGGAGAAGGAGGTTTACCGCCATATCGAGGCGGTGAACGAGGGGCCGCTCGATTCGGCGGTCTTCCGCGCCATCTACCGTGAGATCATGTCCGGCTGTCTTGCCCTCGAACGCAAGCTGCAGATCGCCTACCTCGGCCCGCCGGCGACGTTCACGCACCAAGCGGCGCTGTCACGCTTCGGCGTGTCGGTCGACTACGTGCCGGTGCACACGATCGCCGACGTGTTCACCGAGGTCGAGACGGGCCACGCCGACTACGGCGTGGTGCCGATCGAGAACTCGACCGAGGGCGCGGTCAACAGCACGCTCGACATGCTCGCGCACTCGACGCTGCGCGTCTGCTCGGAGATCCATCACGAGATCGTCCATTGCCTGATCTCGAACGAGCCGAAGGACCGGATTCGCAAGGTCTACTCGAAGTCCGAGGCGCTCGGCCAGTGCAACCACTGGCTGCGGGCCAACCTGCCGATCGTGGACCTCGTCGAGGTCTCAAGCACAACGGTGGCCGCCGAGCGGGCCGCCAGGGAACCGGGCGCCGCGGCGATCGCCAGCGAGCTCGCCGCGCAGATGTACGAGCTCCGGATCGTCGAGCGCAACGTCGAAGACATCCATCACAACGTGACGCGATTCCTCGTGATTGCCGACCAGGACTGCCCGCCGAGCGGCGAGGACAAAACCTCGCTCATGTTCTCGACCAAGGACCGCGTCGGCGCGCTGCACGACGTGCTCGGCATTTTCCGCGCGTGCGGCATCAACCTGTCGATGATCGAGTCGCGCCCGTCGCGCAAGAAAGCGTGGGAGTACTACTTCTTCGCTGACTTCGACGGGCACATCAGCGATCCGCAGGTCGAGGACGCGGTCAAGCGGCTCGAGAACCAGTGCCAGTTCGTCAAAATCCTCGGCAGCTACCCGAGGCGCTTCCGCCCGGCCGGCGAGTAG
- the scpB gene encoding SMC-Scp complex subunit ScpB, giving the protein MDDVDMSTVGDADIKAVGDADMESETRAGGDRAAEDGAPAIDPAEDEVGGADPAGEPASGVGTDAEDPREAKTIDDEALALATLEEAEQQSLDPTPMTPERLRAAVEALLFVSKHPVTIRSVRNALSDEVKMTDADVATVMEDLRVQYLQEARGFRLVEIAGGYQLRTASDFAPYILKFFKEPREERLSQPALETLAIIAYRQPIVKAEIEAIRGVDVSGMLQKLIDRGLVCIAGRKDVAGRPFMYETTRLFLEHFGLKNIDDLPHISELRAADPLQGKLDLK; this is encoded by the coding sequence ATGGACGACGTCGACATGAGTACAGTCGGGGACGCCGACATCAAAGCAGTCGGGGATGCCGACATGGAATCTGAGACACGCGCAGGCGGCGATCGCGCTGCGGAGGATGGTGCGCCCGCAATCGACCCGGCTGAGGACGAGGTCGGCGGTGCCGATCCCGCGGGCGAACCAGCATCCGGTGTCGGGACCGACGCCGAGGATCCGCGCGAGGCCAAGACGATCGATGACGAGGCCCTGGCGCTCGCCACCCTCGAGGAGGCCGAGCAGCAGAGCCTTGACCCGACACCGATGACGCCCGAGCGGCTCCGCGCCGCGGTCGAGGCGCTCCTGTTCGTATCAAAGCACCCGGTCACGATCCGCTCGGTGCGCAACGCGCTCAGCGACGAGGTGAAGATGACCGACGCCGACGTGGCCACGGTCATGGAGGACCTGCGCGTGCAGTATCTCCAGGAGGCGCGCGGGTTCCGGCTCGTCGAGATCGCGGGCGGGTACCAGCTCCGCACGGCGAGCGACTTCGCGCCATACATCCTCAAGTTCTTCAAGGAGCCGCGCGAGGAGCGGCTGAGCCAGCCGGCGCTCGAGACGCTGGCGATCATCGCGTACCGGCAACCGATCGTGAAGGCCGAGATCGAAGCGATCCGCGGCGTCGATGTCTCCGGCATGCTCCAGAAGCTCATCGACCGTGGGCTTGTCTGCATCGCCGGACGCAAAGACGTGGCGGGCCGGCCGTTCATGTACGAGACGACGCGCCTGTTCCTCGAGCACTTCGGGCTCAAGAACATTGACGACCTGCCGCACATCAGCGAGTTGCGTGCCGCTGATCCGCTTCAAGGCAAGCTCGATCTCAAGTAG
- a CDS encoding segregation/condensation protein A, with the protein MGSFLTRDDYKVEVEIFEGPLDLLLYLIRKDEVNVHDIPISHITEQYLEYLDLMKILDLNIAGEFVLMAATLMHIKSRMLLPPSERPEDEDEGSEEDPRLELVRQLLEYKRFKEVAQDLHVLEQEAAATFSRNEEDRSLLAATERPLAEVSIFDLLAAFSEVFKRASETPAREILGDEVKVADKIQEIRELLQHAQGVRFHDLFRPGSTRLELVATFLAMLELIRLKTILVFQRQVFGPIELALIQ; encoded by the coding sequence ATGGGCAGCTTTCTGACACGCGACGACTACAAGGTCGAGGTCGAGATCTTCGAAGGGCCGCTCGACCTGCTTCTGTACCTCATCCGGAAGGACGAGGTGAACGTCCACGATATCCCGATCTCGCACATCACTGAGCAGTACCTCGAGTACCTCGATCTGATGAAGATCCTCGATCTCAACATCGCCGGCGAGTTTGTGCTTATGGCCGCGACGCTGATGCACATCAAGTCGCGCATGCTCTTGCCGCCCAGCGAGCGCCCCGAGGACGAAGACGAAGGCTCCGAGGAAGATCCGCGGCTCGAGCTTGTGCGCCAGCTGCTCGAGTACAAGCGGTTCAAGGAAGTGGCGCAAGACCTCCACGTGCTCGAGCAGGAAGCGGCAGCGACCTTCTCGCGCAACGAGGAGGATCGCTCATTGCTCGCCGCGACCGAGCGGCCGTTGGCCGAGGTGAGCATCTTCGACCTGCTTGCCGCGTTTAGCGAGGTGTTCAAGCGCGCGTCCGAGACGCCGGCGCGCGAGATCCTTGGCGACGAGGTCAAGGTTGCCGATAAGATCCAGGAGATCCGCGAGCTGCTCCAGCACGCGCAGGGGGTTCGGTTCCACGACTTGTTCCGGCCCGGTTCGACGCGCCTGGAGCTTGTGGCGACATTCCTGGCGATGCTCGAACTGATCCGGCTCAAGACGATCCTCGTGTTCCAGCGCCAGGTGTTCGGCCCGATCGAGCTGGCGCTTATCCAATAG
- a CDS encoding site-2 protease family protein: MESFSVTDLLLLPLILVSVSAHEFSHGWMASMLGDQTARDRGRLTLNPFKHLSWKFTLVLPILVYIATLGHFAFGFAKPVPINPLQLRSYRRNWQRPFADMIWVGLIGPAVNLVFVCLLTLLVFSGALADGDSGWALRKLVCFAILINLLYAMVNLLPLPPFDGSRLIIGLLPQRHAIRILRYELIMFVGIIAGLALVSVLAGGMDNVVLPLLRWAWRALGLSLGDFDRLLNGG; this comes from the coding sequence ATGGAGTCGTTTTCGGTCACAGATCTGCTGTTGCTGCCGCTGATCCTGGTGTCGGTGAGCGCGCACGAGTTCAGCCACGGCTGGATGGCTTCCATGCTGGGTGACCAGACGGCCAGGGACCGCGGCCGGCTGACGCTCAATCCGTTCAAGCACCTGAGCTGGAAATTCACGCTCGTCCTTCCGATACTGGTCTACATCGCCACGCTGGGCCACTTCGCGTTCGGATTCGCCAAGCCGGTGCCGATCAACCCGTTACAGCTACGAAGCTACCGGAGGAACTGGCAGCGGCCATTTGCCGACATGATCTGGGTGGGCCTGATCGGGCCAGCGGTGAATCTGGTCTTCGTGTGCCTGCTTACCCTGCTCGTGTTCTCCGGGGCACTGGCCGACGGCGACTCGGGATGGGCGCTTCGGAAGCTCGTCTGTTTTGCCATCCTGATCAACCTTCTGTACGCGATGGTCAACTTGTTGCCTCTGCCGCCGTTTGATGGTTCGCGTCTCATCATTGGCCTCTTGCCGCAGCGCCACGCGATCCGTATCCTGCGCTACGAATTGATCATGTTCGTTGGCATCATCGCGGGCCTTGCGCTGGTGTCGGTGCTGGCGGGCGGGATGGACAATGTGGTGCTGCCGCTGCTACGGTGGGCGTGGCGGGCGCTGGGGCTGAGCCTCGGCGACTTCGACCGCCTGCTCAACGGCGGCTAG
- a CDS encoding DUF4846 domain-containing protein yields the protein MSPVWKAAFAAPLVLVAAQGSDEPREEVSPNKYTWLEDWKLSNATAERVPVPDGYRRTEAAAGTFADWLRHLPLKEGRPPVQLYDGREKANQDAHFAVIDIDVGDRDLQQCADAVMRLRAEYLYAKGDHETIHFNFTSGDRADFAEWAKGYRPTVTEDSVEWRQTAGEDRSYASFRKYLVIVFAYAGSASLSRELEPVEDVADMQIGDVFIKGGFPGHAVIVVDMAVDADSARKVFLLAQSYMPAQDIHILRNPANPDSNPWYPLDFGDQLITPEWTFSAGELRRFRAEAEENRSE from the coding sequence ATGTCACCAGTGTGGAAGGCAGCTTTTGCCGCCCCGCTCGTTCTTGTCGCAGCTCAGGGGAGCGACGAACCACGCGAGGAGGTCTCCCCGAACAAGTACACGTGGCTTGAGGACTGGAAACTATCCAACGCAACTGCGGAACGTGTTCCGGTGCCGGACGGCTATCGGCGGACCGAGGCGGCGGCCGGGACTTTTGCGGATTGGCTGCGGCATCTGCCGCTCAAGGAAGGGCGGCCACCCGTGCAGCTCTACGACGGCAGGGAGAAGGCCAACCAGGACGCGCACTTCGCCGTGATCGACATCGACGTCGGCGACCGCGACCTCCAGCAGTGCGCCGATGCCGTCATGCGGCTGCGGGCCGAGTACCTGTACGCGAAGGGCGACCACGAGACGATCCATTTCAACTTCACGAGCGGGGACCGCGCCGACTTCGCGGAATGGGCGAAAGGCTACAGACCGACGGTGACGGAAGACTCGGTCGAGTGGCGGCAGACGGCCGGCGAAGATCGCTCCTACGCGTCCTTCCGCAAGTACTTAGTGATCGTCTTCGCGTACGCGGGGAGCGCCTCGTTGAGCCGGGAGCTGGAGCCCGTCGAGGACGTGGCCGACATGCAGATCGGCGACGTGTTCATCAAGGGTGGGTTCCCCGGGCACGCGGTCATCGTCGTCGACATGGCCGTTGACGCCGATTCCGCCAGAAAGGTCTTCCTGCTCGCGCAGAGCTACATGCCCGCCCAGGACATCCATATCCTGCGAAACCCCGCCAACCCCGACTCCAACCCCTGGTATCCGCTCGACTTCGGCGACCAGCTTATAACCCCTGAGTGGACGTTCTCCGCTGGAGAGCTGAGAAGGTTTCGTGCTGAGGCAGAAGAGAACCGGTCAGAGTGA
- a CDS encoding VWA domain-containing protein, giving the protein MRSVRMAGFIVACVLAAGTALATGMLVPTDEKLPPLAVKYLRVGTVIKDGVATTKVEQSFLNSTSRQLEADFVFPLPADAAIKELAMYIDGKRTQAELLDAPAARRIYEDIVRRSRDPALLEAMGGTLYRLRIFPVPANGEQRIDLEYSQALSYDGGLFRYVYPVKIGDRFSTTTEDFALSAMIEASRPITSVYSPSHTVSIDREGERKATVGFEQDRAPLNKDFVLYYAVGDKAFGLNMLAHRPSSEGGSFMLLISPQRDVDRNKIVRKDVVFVLDTSGSMSGDKIEQARRALTFCVNSLNEGDRFNIIQFATTVNAYRNALVEVSADAIKAARDYIAGLEATGGTDINSALAKALEMKPAETTRPFMVVFLTDGKPTIGETDNATILENVGAKNSTAVRLFVFGVGYDVNTHLLDRLAQDNGGVSEYVDPAEDIEVKVSGFYAKASNPVLTNVALVFGDGVRVYDLCPSTMPDLFEGVPLQVFGRYGGTGDVAITLTGEINGEKVSHTYETTFPAEEEENEFVARLWATRRVAALLDEIRLHGENEELVDSIKKLARGYGIVTPYTSYLIVEDSELERAGIRRSYADGSVRRETNRVWGSRTREEAPRGDLGMSDAADEAPTFDYDEKAGAGGPADGHSMETVVDAEIDATVRDVGAHATGKEAVDISRALDTWRKADVDGAGWAVRNIEQRNFYNVDGTWIDGGLRGGLPSLKIKFGSDAYFALLTWRPGLKPFLALGDRLVLVVEDHVLLIGNEGEETLTKEAFEAFLTSTDSD; this is encoded by the coding sequence ATGAGAAGCGTACGGATGGCTGGGTTTATCGTCGCATGCGTCCTTGCGGCCGGGACGGCGCTGGCCACGGGGATGCTCGTGCCGACGGATGAGAAGCTGCCGCCGCTGGCGGTCAAGTACCTGCGCGTCGGCACGGTGATCAAGGACGGCGTAGCGACCACGAAGGTTGAGCAGTCGTTCCTCAACAGCACGTCGCGCCAGCTCGAGGCCGACTTTGTTTTCCCGCTGCCGGCCGATGCGGCGATCAAGGAGCTGGCGATGTATATCGACGGCAAGCGGACGCAGGCCGAGCTGCTCGACGCGCCGGCCGCACGCCGTATCTACGAGGACATCGTGCGCCGCTCGCGCGACCCCGCGCTGCTCGAAGCGATGGGCGGCACGCTCTACCGGCTGCGCATCTTCCCCGTGCCGGCCAACGGCGAGCAGCGCATCGATCTCGAGTATTCACAGGCGCTCAGCTACGACGGCGGCCTGTTCAGGTACGTCTACCCGGTCAAGATCGGTGATCGGTTCTCGACGACGACTGAAGACTTCGCGCTCAGCGCCATGATCGAGGCATCGCGGCCCATCACGTCGGTCTACTCGCCAAGCCACACGGTGAGCATCGACCGCGAGGGCGAGCGCAAAGCGACCGTCGGCTTTGAGCAAGACCGCGCGCCGCTCAACAAGGACTTCGTGCTCTACTACGCCGTCGGCGACAAGGCGTTCGGCCTCAACATGCTCGCCCATCGGCCCAGCAGTGAAGGTGGCTCGTTCATGCTGCTCATCTCGCCGCAGCGCGACGTAGACCGGAACAAGATCGTTAGAAAAGACGTGGTCTTCGTCCTCGACACGTCGGGTAGCATGTCGGGCGACAAGATCGAGCAGGCGCGGCGCGCGCTTACCTTCTGCGTCAACAGCCTCAACGAGGGCGACCGGTTTAACATCATCCAGTTCGCTACGACGGTCAACGCCTACCGCAACGCGCTTGTCGAGGTGTCAGCCGACGCGATCAAGGCGGCGCGCGACTACATCGCCGGGCTCGAGGCGACCGGCGGCACCGACATCAACAGCGCGCTTGCCAAGGCCCTTGAGATGAAACCGGCCGAGACGACGCGTCCGTTCATGGTCGTCTTCCTCACCGACGGCAAGCCGACGATCGGCGAGACCGACAACGCGACGATCCTCGAGAACGTCGGCGCGAAGAACTCGACCGCCGTGCGGCTCTTCGTCTTCGGCGTCGGCTACGACGTGAACACGCACCTGCTCGACAGGCTCGCGCAGGACAACGGCGGCGTGAGCGAGTACGTCGACCCGGCCGAAGACATCGAGGTGAAGGTCTCGGGGTTCTATGCCAAGGCATCGAACCCCGTACTCACAAACGTCGCATTGGTGTTCGGCGATGGGGTGCGCGTTTATGATCTATGCCCGAGCACAATGCCCGACCTGTTCGAGGGCGTGCCGCTGCAGGTCTTCGGCCGCTACGGCGGCACGGGCGACGTGGCGATCACGCTCACGGGCGAGATCAACGGCGAGAAGGTCTCGCACACCTACGAGACGACATTCCCCGCCGAGGAAGAGGAGAACGAGTTCGTCGCGCGGCTGTGGGCAACGCGGCGCGTCGCCGCGTTACTCGACGAGATCCGCCTCCACGGCGAGAACGAGGAGCTCGTGGATTCGATCAAGAAGCTCGCGCGCGGCTACGGCATCGTCACGCCGTACACGTCGTACCTCATTGTCGAGGACAGCGAGCTCGAACGCGCCGGCATCCGGAGAAGCTACGCCGATGGGAGTGTCCGTAGGGAGACAAACCGCGTGTGGGGGAGTCGCACACGCGAGGAGGCGCCGCGGGGCGACCTCGGCATGAGCGACGCGGCGGACGAAGCGCCCACCTTCGACTACGACGAGAAGGCCGGCGCGGGCGGCCCTGCGGACGGCCACAGTATGGAGACGGTTGTCGACGCCGAGATCGATGCGACGGTCCGTGACGTGGGCGCTCACGCCACGGGCAAGGAGGCCGTTGACATCTCGCGCGCACTCGACACGTGGCGGAAGGCCGACGTGGACGGCGCCGGCTGGGCCGTGCGCAACATCGAGCAGCGCAATTTCTACAACGTCGACGGGACGTGGATCGACGGCGGGTTACGCGGCGGGCTGCCGTCGCTCAAGATCAAGTTCGGTTCCGACGCCTACTTCGCGCTGCTCACGTGGCGCCCTGGACTCAAGCCGTTCCTGGCGCTGGGCGACCGCCTTGTTCTCGTCGTCGAGGACCACGTCCTCCTGATCGGGAACGAGGGCGAGGAGACGCTGACCAAGGAGGCGTTTGAGGCTTTCCTGACTTCCACCGATTCTGACTGA
- a CDS encoding tetratricopeptide repeat protein codes for MIARTALAISLVVLTVGGCRTTPVPEGHVRDHVGTAEYYLANFYRSHMAGELYQVLAPASRARLTYDDFVLQRQREIAVPGLSTELSVSRVEAAVLNDYMVNERHHILYALQQVRYPYAGAGYSHYRLIRLHVVNVHDRWYVEPFYDARTQTVRFLPALKRDSLRNLYDQREEVARLVSDDLVALRLGDEAPIGEVATETDPLEIPVLTGDTHEIPGVDDEGQQQDPREKLVGRLEVGKLHFRSGHLDLAERAFQEALEIDPENANAVDYLDRVRKARELRKIRQDITKLLEQILEAESDRMPGNVPEDAGVKEGPELE; via the coding sequence GTGATCGCTCGAACCGCGCTCGCTATCTCTCTCGTTGTCCTGACGGTCGGCGGGTGTCGCACGACGCCCGTGCCGGAGGGCCACGTTCGAGACCACGTCGGGACGGCCGAGTACTACCTGGCCAACTTCTACCGCTCTCATATGGCGGGCGAGCTGTACCAGGTGCTCGCCCCGGCCTCGCGCGCGCGGCTGACCTACGACGACTTTGTGCTCCAGCGCCAGCGCGAGATCGCCGTTCCTGGGCTCTCGACCGAGCTGAGCGTCTCGCGCGTCGAGGCCGCCGTGCTCAACGACTACATGGTCAACGAGCGTCACCACATCCTCTACGCGCTTCAGCAGGTGCGCTACCCGTACGCCGGCGCGGGCTACAGCCATTACCGGCTCATCCGCCTCCACGTGGTCAACGTGCACGATCGCTGGTACGTCGAGCCGTTCTACGACGCGCGGACGCAGACGGTGCGCTTTCTGCCGGCACTCAAACGCGATTCGCTTCGCAACCTCTATGACCAGCGCGAGGAAGTCGCCCGCCTCGTGAGCGACGACCTCGTGGCGCTGCGCCTTGGCGACGAGGCGCCCATCGGGGAAGTCGCCACTGAAACGGATCCGCTCGAGATTCCGGTCCTGACCGGCGACACGCACGAGATCCCCGGTGTCGACGATGAGGGGCAACAGCAGGATCCTCGCGAGAAGCTCGTCGGGCGGCTCGAAGTCGGCAAGCTCCACTTCCGCTCCGGCCACCTCGATCTTGCCGAGCGCGCCTTCCAGGAGGCGCTCGAGATCGATCCGGAGAATGCGAACGCTGTCGACTACCTCGACCGGGTGCGGAAGGCGCGCGAACTGCGGAAGATCAGGCAGGACATCACCAAACTCCTGGAGCAGATCCTCGAGGCGGAGAGCGATCGCATGCCTGGCAACGTGCCCGAAGACGCGGGGGTCAAAGAAGGGCCTGAGCTCGAGTGA
- a CDS encoding tetratricopeptide repeat protein, which translates to MLTCLGACTKSKTSSKNADRDEPHGRLVVAEAAEVARQHEEQVASGQQPAEARRKQYAEAYYTSGVTLARRGRYSDAERYFLQTLRLLPNHGRAVLSLGDIYTARRQFKAAAEAYQRAGEFDHTLRHTTTKRRQSLCDTVLAIADQRLNDSWIAGTKEVLDFVQAYLNDVGGNEARTRLAKIAPLLEAENALNAALGDLVRFRKEKAYAKLREVAAKYPHSYFGQEANRLLEENGQKIVLGETATGYALPPHWRRKSTDHFVIYYEKNSGLTGTMRHAEQSYERMVSDFAMNDADWKTRVTIYVFGDDGSWRDFLSMNRGRTMEWAGGFAIPSANEIYLYVTDDKTDLYKGVLPHELAHVLHHRYVGGVNQPLWLKEGLAVSQEKGGVKESRRAVKDIVKANRAFPLEALFRLETYPSQAIGLFYAQSTTVVGFLLDEWGIDKFKQFMFAFARERDVKKVIQSVYGVSLDTFEKKWEKYVR; encoded by the coding sequence GTGCTCACGTGCCTCGGCGCGTGCACCAAGAGCAAGACGTCATCGAAGAACGCCGATCGCGACGAGCCGCATGGCAGACTCGTGGTGGCCGAGGCGGCGGAAGTCGCCCGCCAGCACGAAGAACAGGTGGCGAGCGGTCAGCAGCCGGCCGAGGCCCGGCGCAAGCAGTACGCCGAAGCCTACTACACCTCGGGCGTCACGCTGGCCCGCCGGGGCCGGTACTCGGACGCCGAGCGCTACTTCCTCCAGACGCTCCGGTTACTGCCCAACCATGGGCGGGCCGTCCTGAGCTTGGGCGACATCTACACTGCGCGCCGCCAGTTCAAGGCCGCCGCGGAGGCTTACCAGCGCGCTGGCGAGTTCGACCACACACTGCGCCACACGACGACCAAGCGCCGCCAATCTCTGTGTGACACCGTGCTCGCCATCGCTGACCAGCGGCTGAACGACTCTTGGATTGCCGGTACTAAAGAGGTGCTCGATTTCGTCCAGGCATACCTCAACGATGTGGGCGGCAACGAGGCACGCACGCGCTTGGCCAAGATCGCCCCCCTGCTCGAAGCGGAGAATGCGCTGAACGCCGCGCTGGGGGATCTGGTGCGGTTCCGAAAGGAAAAGGCGTACGCCAAGCTGCGCGAGGTCGCCGCGAAGTACCCGCACAGCTACTTCGGGCAGGAGGCCAACCGGTTACTCGAAGAAAACGGCCAGAAGATCGTCCTTGGAGAGACCGCCACCGGTTACGCGCTCCCGCCGCACTGGCGCCGCAAGAGCACCGACCACTTCGTCATCTACTACGAGAAAAACTCGGGCCTCACGGGCACCATGCGTCACGCTGAGCAGAGCTACGAGCGCATGGTCAGCGACTTCGCCATGAATGACGCCGACTGGAAGACGCGCGTGACGATCTACGTGTTCGGCGACGACGGATCGTGGCGCGACTTCCTCTCCATGAACCGCGGCCGCACCATGGAGTGGGCGGGTGGCTTCGCGATTCCCTCGGCCAACGAGATCTACCTCTACGTCACCGATGACAAGACGGACCTCTACAAAGGCGTGCTGCCGCACGAGTTGGCGCACGTGCTTCACCACCGCTACGTTGGCGGTGTCAACCAGCCGCTCTGGCTCAAGGAAGGCCTGGCCGTCTCGCAGGAGAAAGGCGGGGTCAAAGAATCGCGCCGGGCGGTCAAGGACATCGTCAAGGCGAATAGAGCATTTCCACTCGAGGCGCTCTTTCGCCTCGAGACCTACCCGTCACAGGCGATTGGATTATTCTATGCGCAATCGACCACCGTCGTCGGCTTTCTGCTCGACGAGTGGGGCATCGACAAGTTCAAGCAGTTCATGTTCGCCTTCGCCCGCGAGCGCGACGTCAAGAAGGTCATCCAGTCCGTCTACGGCGTCTCCCTTGACACCTTCGAGAAGAAGTGGGAGAAATACGTCCGGTAA
- a CDS encoding DUF1844 domain-containing protein — MSEGVSEDDLLKRQFIGFVSLMANSAMQQLGKLAHPFTGKTERNLDGAKATIDMISMLKAKTKGNLSPEEQRVIDTNLANLRLNYVDELNRKDAATSTDGETGAPEEKK; from the coding sequence ATGTCCGAAGGTGTGAGCGAAGACGACCTGCTCAAACGCCAGTTCATCGGCTTTGTCTCGCTCATGGCCAACTCGGCCATGCAGCAGCTCGGCAAGCTGGCACACCCGTTCACGGGCAAGACCGAGCGCAACCTCGATGGCGCGAAGGCCACCATCGACATGATCAGCATGCTCAAGGCCAAGACCAAGGGCAACCTCTCGCCCGAGGAACAGCGCGTCATCGACACCAACCTCGCCAATCTCCGGCTCAACTATGTCGATGAGCTCAATCGCAAGGACGCCGCGACAAGCACCGACGGGGAGACCGGTGCGCCCGAGGAGAAGAAGTAG